A portion of the Stigmatella aurantiaca DW4/3-1 genome contains these proteins:
- a CDS encoding ArsR/SmtB family transcription factor produces the protein MDVLSQSFRVLGDATRLRILRLVAQAPLNVTELVSLVGVAQSSVSHHLGKLKGLGLIREERQAGFSYYSLALEQADSRWPLIRLAQEAEDDTGDSARLKDLLRAREDRQALNERLLEPGQSWSLWASALASLLPPLDVADFGCGSGTLSVAIARWARRVWAIDQNPEALAQAKERATREGRSNIQFLCENLHRLSLPSGERDLVIISQSLHHVESPAAVLAEAWRLLKPGGKLVVLELMPHDERWVLDRLGHRHLGFPPEFLETALRETGFQFLNREVHARDGASSFRVFLLTGVKPA, from the coding sequence ATGGATGTCCTCTCCCAGTCCTTTCGCGTCCTTGGAGACGCGACACGGCTGCGGATCCTGCGCCTCGTGGCCCAGGCTCCGTTGAACGTGACGGAACTGGTGTCCCTGGTGGGCGTGGCCCAGTCCTCGGTGTCCCACCACCTGGGCAAGCTCAAGGGGTTGGGCCTTATCCGCGAGGAGCGGCAGGCGGGCTTCAGCTACTACTCCCTCGCCCTGGAGCAGGCCGACAGCCGCTGGCCGCTCATCCGCCTGGCGCAGGAGGCCGAGGACGACACGGGAGACTCCGCCCGGCTGAAGGATCTGCTCCGCGCCCGGGAGGACCGGCAGGCGCTCAACGAGCGGTTGCTCGAGCCTGGCCAGTCCTGGTCCTTGTGGGCGAGCGCGCTGGCCTCGCTGCTGCCGCCCCTCGATGTGGCGGACTTCGGTTGTGGCTCCGGCACCCTCTCGGTGGCCATTGCCCGCTGGGCCCGCAGGGTGTGGGCCATCGATCAGAACCCGGAGGCGCTCGCGCAGGCGAAGGAGCGGGCCACGCGCGAGGGCCGCTCCAACATCCAGTTCCTGTGCGAGAACCTGCACCGCCTGTCGTTGCCGTCCGGCGAGAGGGATCTCGTCATCATCTCCCAGAGCCTGCACCACGTGGAGTCCCCCGCCGCGGTGCTGGCCGAGGCCTGGCGGTTGCTCAAGCCCGGGGGAAAGCTGGTGGTGCTGGAGCTCATGCCGCACGATGAGCGCTGGGTGCTCGACCGGCTGGGCCACAGGCACCTGGGCTTCCCGCCCGAATTTCTCGAAACCGCGTTGCGTGAGACCGGTTTCCAATTCCTCAACCGAGAGGTTCATGCGCGAGACGGGGCCAGTTCGTTTCGCGTGTTCCTCCTGACCGGAGTCAAGCCCGCATGA